A genomic stretch from Cyanobacteriota bacterium includes:
- a CDS encoding NYN domain-containing protein encodes MLNNLEHSTTTLTSDQVLENRGRVAIFIDGSNLFYAALQLGIEIDYTKLLCRLTAGSRLLRSFFYTGVDRTNEKQQGFLLWMRRNGYRVISKDLVQLPDGSKKANLDVEIAVDMMALVGSYDTAVLVSGDGDLAYAVDAVSYRGVRVEVVSLRSMTSDSLINVADRYIDLDSIKEDIQKTPRQGYTYRPLSGMSLTDSDA; translated from the coding sequence ATGTTAAATAACTTGGAACATTCAACCACTACGCTTACATCTGACCAAGTATTGGAAAATCGAGGTCGGGTCGCCATTTTTATTGACGGGTCTAACCTGTTCTATGCGGCATTACAACTGGGTATTGAGATTGATTACACCAAGCTATTGTGTCGATTGACAGCAGGATCTCGCCTGTTACGGTCTTTTTTCTATACTGGGGTAGATCGCACCAATGAGAAGCAGCAAGGGTTTTTGCTGTGGATGCGGCGCAATGGCTATCGTGTCATCTCCAAGGACTTAGTGCAGCTTCCAGATGGTTCTAAAAAGGCCAATTTGGATGTGGAAATTGCAGTTGATATGATGGCGTTAGTTGGCTCTTACGATACAGCAGTGCTAGTCAGCGGGGATGGTGATCTGGCTTACGCAGTAGACGCTGTGAGCTACCGGGGTGTACGGGTGGAAGTAGTTAGTCTCCGTTCGATGACGAGTGATAGTTTGATTAATGTTGCTGATCGCTACATCGACCTAGACTCCATTAAGGAAGATATTCAAAAAACACCTCGCCAAGGTTATACCTATCGTCCCCTGTCCGGGATGAGCTTAACTGATAGCGATGCATAA